Proteins from a genomic interval of Diospyros lotus cultivar Yz01 chromosome 6, ASM1463336v1, whole genome shotgun sequence:
- the LOC127804739 gene encoding uncharacterized protein LOC127804739, with product MTTWLFNNSTGEQVGILNLMDIIESILNIPVQDPPEEEFSSADLDWSKFGTAERHDDVALIPYERVDAFIIGECSNLESPTRFHIERGRKRSKGSLKEYKSDEYLEYRLYWCSFGPENYGEGGGILPSRRYRLNTRNRAARPQSMRGCTCHFVVKRLYARPSLALIIYNDRRHVNKAGFVCHGPLDRDAIGPGAKKIPYICNEIQQQTMSMIYLGIPEENVLEKHIEGIQRYCGSDAKVNSLASQYVHKLGMIIKRSSHELDLDDQASIRLWLDRNKKSVFFYQDGSEADPFILGIQTEWQLQQMVRFGHHSLMAADSTFGIKRLKYPLCTLLVFDSRQHALPVAWVITRSIAKHDVSKWMKALLDRVRALDPGWKINGFLIDDAAAEIDPIRETFSCPILFSLWRVRRSWLRNIVKRCSSIKVQREIFKRLGQIVYGIWHGVDSLVALDELTQDFIDQTNFVQYFKASWVPKIEMWLSTMRTLPLASQEAAGAIEAYHVKLKDKLYDDSPLGALQRVDWLVHKLTTELHSSYWLDRYADESDSFQNLKEEYIASTSWHRASQIPDSAVILDDKDHLFAKVVSQKDSSITHLVWNPGSEFACCDCSWSMQGNLCKHVIKANMICEDRQGYQASMSYQSFKEILMNLWKRPTDDSVALDLSMAWTHQMLDQIQKLVELNSSSDIGFVVNNLPLKWVAKKSRTSIGKPPSSLAVSSISRSIPVPRKKNRKRKRLSRLR from the exons ATGACGACTTGGCTCTTCAACAATTCAACTGGTGAACAGGTAGGGATATTGAACCTTATGGATATAATTGAATCCATCCTCAATATTCCTGTGCAAGATCCACCAGAGGAGGAGTTCTCTTCAGCTGACTTGGATTGGTCAAAGTTTGGAACTGCTGAGCGTCATGATGATGTAGCACTTATTCCATATGAAAGAGTTGATGCATTCATTATTGGAGAGTGCTCTAACCTAGAATCACCAACACGATTCCATATTGAGAGGGGAAGAAAACGGTCAAAAGGAAGCTTAAAGGAGTACAAGAGCGATGAGTATTTGGAGTATAGGCT GTACTGGTGTTCCTTTGGTCCTGAAAATTATGGGGAAGGTGGAGGTATTTTACCAAGCCGAAGATATCGGCTCAACACCCGAAACCGTGCTGCCAGACCTCAATCTATGAGGGGATGCACATGCCATTTCGTAGTGAAACGGCTGTATGCTCGCCCATCGCTTGcacttattatatataatgatagGCGCCATGTAAACAAGGCAGGTTTTGTCTGTCATGGGCCACTTGATCGAGATGCAATTGGTCCTGGTGCTAAGAAAATTCCGTACATATGTAATGAAATTCAACAGCAAACTATGTCTATGATCTATCTGGGCATTCCTGAGGAAAATGTATTGGAGAAGCACATTGAGGGGATACAGCGGTATTGTGGTTCAGATGCAAAAGTAAATAGCCTTGCTTCTCAGTATGTCCACAAACTTGGCATGATTATCAAACGGTCTAGCCATGAGTTGGATCTAGATGATCAGGCTAGCATTAGACTGTGGCTTGACCGCAATAAGAAATCTGTATTCTTTTATCAGGATGGATCAGAAGCTGATCCATTTATCCTGGGGATTCAAACTGAATGGCAATTGCAACAAATGGTACGTTTTGGCCATCACAGTCTTATGGCAGCTGATTCAACTTTTGGAATAAAGAGGCTTAAG TACCCCTTGTGCACTCTTCTTGTTTTTGATTCAAGACAACATGCACTCCCTGTTGCGTGGGTCATTACACGTAGCATTGCAAAGCATGATGTGTCAAAATGGATGAAAGCTTTACTAGACCGTGTTCGTGCCTTGGACCCCGGCTGGAAGATCAATGGGTTTTTGATTGATGATGCAGCAGCAGAGATTGATCCTATAAG GGAGACGTTTTCTTGTCCTATCCTGTTCTCCCTTTGGCGGGTTCGTAGATCATGGTTGCGGAACATTGTCAAGAGATGCAGTAGCATCAAAGTCCAGCGAGAGATTTTCAAACGCCTTGGACAAATAGTATATGGCATTTGGCATGGAGTGGATTCTTTGGTTGCATTAGACGAATTAACCCAAGATTTTATTGACCAAACAAACTTTGTGCAATACTTCAAGGCCTCTTGGGTGCCTAAGATTG AAATGTGGCTTTCCACAATGAGAACCCTTCCTCTTGCAAGCCAGGAGGCAGCTGGTGCCATAGAAGCATATCATGTAAAGCTGAAAGACAAACTATATGACGATTCACCTCTTGGGGCACTCCAGAGAGTAGATTGGTTAGTGCACAAGCTGACAACGGAGTTGCACTCAAGCTATTGGCTTGATCGGTATGCAGATGAAAGCGACTCCTTCCAAAATCTCAAGGAGGAATATATTGCATCTACCTCATGGCACCGGGCATCTCAAATTCCTGATTCTGCTGTCATCTTGGATGATAAGGACCACCTGTTTGCCAAGGTGGTGAGCCAAAAAGACAGCAGTATCACACATTTAGTATGGAATCCTGGATCAGAATTTGCTTGTTGCGATTGTTCTTGGTCAATGCAGGGAAATCTTTGCAAGCATGTCATAAAGGCAAATATGATCTGCGAAGATCGGCAAGGCTATCAAGCATCCATGTCATATCAATCATTTAAGGAGATATTAATGAATCTGTGGAAACGACCAACTGATGATTCAGTTGCGCTGGATCTATCAATGGCCTGGACGCACCAAATGCTTGACCAAATTCAGAAACTTGTTGAACTGAACAGTTCCAGTGATATTGGATTTGTAGTAAATAATTTGCCGCTGAAATGGGTTGCTAAGAAAAGTAGAACATCTATTGGCAAGCCTCCTTCCTCCTTGGCCGTGTCATCTATCTCGAGGAGCATTCCTGTTCCACGCAAGAAGAATCGAAAGAGGAAGAGATTATCGCGATTGAGATGA